The Thermacetogenium phaeum DSM 12270 genome segment ACGGCCCCGACGATGTTATCGATTTCCTGCAGGTCTTCTCGGGCCCTTTCAAGCGCAAGAAGTCCCTCTCCTTAATTCGCAACAGGAATGGGAACTTGCGCACACTGATCCTCAGCATGGCCGAAGCGGGACTAATCAAAAGGGGCTGGTTCGCCGATACCCTGACCAGAGAGGGAAGGGAACTCCTGGACTTTGTCATCCGGCACCAACATGAGCTGGAGTCTCAGCTGCGCAGAATGCTCAGAACTGTCCCGGTTCCCCAAGGGCGGTACCGTTCTGTAAGAAACACCCACCTGAAGAGCAAGCAGAAGCATTACAGCTACATCAGCAAGACAACCTCACTGATGAAAGATACCTGGCTGGGGAGTATTGCCGTTCCGGAGACAATGATACAGGCAGCGAAGAATAAAATACTTAAACAGCGCCCCCATCTCCGCATTACCAGAGAGGACATCAAGGTACACGAGCGAGAGATCACTCAACCCGTTGATATTTGCCTGCTCATTGACGGAAGCGCCAGTATGGCCGGCCCTAAAATGAAGGCGGTAAGGCGGCTGGCGGAGCACCTGCTCCTGGCAACGAGGGACAAGATCGCCATCGTCCTTTTCCAGGGGCGGCAGGCGAGGGTGGCGGTACCCTTTACCAGGAACTATACGCGCCTCAAAGCCGGTCTGAAGTCGATGCAGCCGCAGGGACTGACCCCGCTCGCCGACGGCTTGACGACGGCCTTGAGTATTATCAAAAATCGCCACGTGCGCAATCCGCTGCTGGTTTTGATAACGGACGGCATCCCCACCTGCGGCAAGTGGTCGAACAACGCCCGGGATGACGCCCTCAAGGCCGCCGAGATGCTCAAAGGAACAAGAGCCAAGCTGATCTGCATCGGAGTTGCTTCCAACCAGGAATTTCTTGAAGAACTGGCGCAGCGCTCTGAAGGGAATGTTTACATCCTGGACAGCCTGGAGGAGCATGCCACTCTGATCGAGATCGTCCACAGAGAAAGGAAGCCCTACTCCCGTTAGCTTCCCAGCTGGGCGCGGCGGTGTTGCTCAAGGTAAATCAACAATACCGATACATCCGCTGGCGTGACTCCGGGTACGCGCGCCGCCTGGCCGAGGGTCCGCGGCCTCACCTGCTTCAACCGTTCCCGGCCTTCCCTGGAAAGACCACGCATGGCGTCGTAATCGAAATCGACAGGGAGATGTCTGCTCTCCAGCCTTTCCATCCGGGCAACATGAGCCTCCTGCTTCGACAGGTACCCGGCAAATTTCGTCTCGACCTCAATCTCCCCGGCTACATCAGGCGGCACATCGTCATCCCTCCCCGTCAAAATCATGAGATCGGCAATGGTTATCTCAGGCCGCCTTAAAAGCTCCTCCAGGGTAACCCCTCCCTTTAAAGGGGCGCTCCCCTTGCCGGCAAGAAACTCCTGCACCCTGGCCGTCGGGGTGACTCTCGTTTCCTTCAGCCAGGATCGCTCCTTCTCCAGCATCTCAACCTTTTGGGAAAACAACCGGTAGCGCTCATCGGAGACCAGACCGACGCGTCGGCCGATTTCCGTCAGACGCAGGTCGGCATTATCGTGCCGCAAGAGCAGCCGGTACTCCGCCCGGGAAGTCAAAATGCGGTAGGGTTCCCGGATCCCCTTGGTGATCAGATCGTCTACCAGCACACCGATGTAAGCCTGGGAGCGCTTCAAAATCAGAGGCTCCTCTTCCCGGATGTAGAGAACGGCATTGATGCCGGCGAGAATACCCTGAGCAGCAGCCTCCTCGTAACCGGAGGTCCCGTTGATCTGCCCCGCCGTAAAGAAGCCCTGAACATCCCTGGTCTGGAGGGTGGGCTCGAGCTGCACCGGGGTCACGGCATCATATTCGATGGCATATCCGGTGCGCACCATCCGGGCATTTTCCAGGCCGGGGAGGGAATGCAGGACGGCTAGCTGCACATCCTCAGGGAGGCTGGTGTTCATTCCCTGGACGTAATACTCGTCCGTCGTCCACCCCTCCGGCTCCAGGAATATCTGGTGGCTGCGCCGGTCAGGAAAACGCACCACCTTATCTTCAAAGGAAGGGCAGTAGCGCGGCCCAATCCCTTCAATAATCCCGGAATACAGGGGAGACCTGTGCAGGTTTTCCCGGACTATTTCATGGGTTTTTTCATTGCTGTGGGTAAGCCAGCAGGACAACTGCCGCCGTTTCACCCTTTTGGATAAGTAGGAGAAATAGAGCGGCTCTTCATCACCGGGTTGTTCGATTAATTTTGAGAAATCGATACTCTTGCGGTCGACCCTGGGGGGCGTCCCCGTTTTAAAGCGGATCAGCTCAAAGCCCAGATCGGATAAGGATTCGGCCAGCTTTCCCGGTGCCAGCTGCCCGTTGGGACCCCCCGGATAAGCAACATCTCCGATGATAATCCTCCCCCGCAGATAGGTTCCGGTCGTCAGGATAACCGCCCGCGCCGTAAACCTGGCACCGGTCTGGGTGACGACACCCGATACCCGGCCGCCCCGGGCAACTATCCTTTCCACGATCCCCTGCTTCAGATCGAGGTTCGGCTCCTTCTGGAGGGTTTTCAGCATCTCCAGCTGGTACATCTTTTTGTCTACCTGGGCGCGCAAGGCCCGCACCGCCGGCCCCTTGCCGGTATTGAGCATACGCATCTGGATAAATGTCTTATCCGTGTTCAGGCCGATTTCCCCACCCAGAGCATCGATCTCCCGCACTAAATGGGCCTTCCCCGGCCCGCCCACCGCAGGGTTGCAGGGCATCAGGGCAACATAATCGAGATTTAAGGTCAGCAAAAGGGTGCGGCAGCCCATCCTGGAGGCTGCCAGGGCAGCTTCACAGCCGGCATGGCCGGCACCGATCACTATCACCTCATAATCCCCGGCCCGGTATTCTTCAGCCATCTAATATCCCCCACCAAAAATCACATACTAAAAGAAAGCCTTTCCGGGCATATTTTATCACACCGAGAGATAACAAAACATAAACTCCGGTACCGCTTCCCATAAACAAGTGGCAGGCCGTTCCCTATCCTGTGACCGCATCAACACCAAGGCACAGGTAACATTTGCTGAGATAAACAGCGATTCTCTTAAAAACAACTCGAGGAGAGGAATACCGGTCAGAAATTTTCATAAAAATGTATATCATGGTTCTCTGTCCGAATTGTTTGGTAAAATGTTAATAAGATTCTTCGAAGTCGTTAAGTGAGCATCACCGGAGCAATAATATCCCTTTGAGGAGGTAGAACATGATCCCTCTGCGAGACAGTACCCGTTCCCGCAGCTTCCCTTATGTGAACGTCGTCCTGATAGTTCTGAACATTCTGGTTTTTTTGAAAGAGCTGGGACTTCCTATGCAGCACCTGAACTATTTTTTTTACACCTACGGGGTCGTCCCGGCCCGGGCCGTCGAGCAGGCAGCCACAGGTGCCCCTCTTGCTATAGCAGCCGTTCCCTTTATAACGGCCATGTTCATCCACGGCGGCTGGATGCACCTTCTGGGGAACATGCTTTATCTCTGGATCTTCGGCGATAATGTCGAGGACCGCATGGGGCACATCCCCTATCTTTTCTTCTACCTAAGCGCAGGGGTCATCGGAAGCATCGCCCACATTATTGCCAATCCCGGTTCCCAGGTGCCGATCATCGGTGCCAGCGGAGCCATTGCCGGTGTCCTGGGAGCCTACTTCCTGTCCTTCCCCCGCTCTCGGATCCTAACCCTCGTCCCGCTGTTCTTTTTCATCACGGTTATCCAGGTACCGGCCCTGGTTTTTCTTCCCGTATGGTTCATCATTCAGCTTCTCAACGGGCTCAGCACAGCCGGAATGGCAGCCAACACAACGGCCTGGTGGGCTCATGTGGGGGGCTTTCTCGGCGGGGCAGTTCTACTCCCCTTCTTCTCTCGGCCGCGCCGGTACGTTTAAAGATCCCAATAATAAAAACTCCACAATCTGTTAATCATTTCCCGTCTCATGCGGCCTAATCTCTCATATCCATCATTTCCCTTGTCCAAATGTAAAAATTTATATAAGTTGTAAATATTGTTTCTTCACTACAGGAAAATGCCAGACAATGCCGAAATTAACCATTAGTCACAATTTAGTCCCAATTCGGCTCCACTAGATAGAAGGCTTACCGGTAGGGAAGAGGCGTTGCTGATGGACAGGATGCCTTTATATCTGATAATTTTTCAGTCTATTCCGGAAACCGCCATCCTTATTTCTTTAGGTTTGACCTTGCTCGGATTCAAGCCAAAGCTGAAAAGCGTCCTGGTCATTGCTTCCCTTGAATCGCTGGTATCCTTCCTGGTCCGCGGCCTGCCACTGCCCCCCGGAATCAATGTTTTCCTCCAGCTGCCTGTGCTGATCGTCTTAACGGCCTGCTGCTGCAGCCTGAATCTGCTGGATGCGGCACTGGCCTCTCTTTTGAGTCTGGTCGTGTTGGCGCTGACGGAAACGGTGTTTAATTTGCTGATCTCCGCCGTTAGCGGGATCGCCGTCCGACAGGCCCTTGAGGATCCCCTGCTGCGGCTGTTGTTCCCGCTTCCCGAGTTCGCTTTTTTGACAGTTGTGATTTTTATTTTAAGGCATTATAACCTGGCGCTTTTCGATATTCGGGAGCTGAAGAATCTGGAGCGGTTGAAGGGTGATGAAAAACAGGAATAACTTATTTACCATCTTTGTAATTTTGCTTTCAGCCGTAGTCCTGGTAACTCTGGGTTTTTACTTCCAACGCCTGGTGGAAAGCGGTCGTGTGGTTTCTCCGGAACTGGCGGTGGTCGTCATCAATGTTGTTATTTTTAGCATGGTTCCGGTTTTGCTTGTTATGTTAAGGAAGCTGTTTTTGCTGGAAAGACAGGAGAAAATCGTAAAGGTTCAGGAGCTTTATATCGGGCATTTGCAGGAACTCGTCCGGGTGACAAGGGCCCAGAGGCATGATTTCGTCAA includes the following:
- the mnmG gene encoding tRNA uridine-5-carboxymethylaminomethyl(34) synthesis enzyme MnmG, with amino-acid sequence MAEEYRAGDYEVIVIGAGHAGCEAALAASRMGCRTLLLTLNLDYVALMPCNPAVGGPGKAHLVREIDALGGEIGLNTDKTFIQMRMLNTGKGPAVRALRAQVDKKMYQLEMLKTLQKEPNLDLKQGIVERIVARGGRVSGVVTQTGARFTARAVILTTGTYLRGRIIIGDVAYPGGPNGQLAPGKLAESLSDLGFELIRFKTGTPPRVDRKSIDFSKLIEQPGDEEPLYFSYLSKRVKRRQLSCWLTHSNEKTHEIVRENLHRSPLYSGIIEGIGPRYCPSFEDKVVRFPDRRSHQIFLEPEGWTTDEYYVQGMNTSLPEDVQLAVLHSLPGLENARMVRTGYAIEYDAVTPVQLEPTLQTRDVQGFFTAGQINGTSGYEEAAAQGILAGINAVLYIREEEPLILKRSQAYIGVLVDDLITKGIREPYRILTSRAEYRLLLRHDNADLRLTEIGRRVGLVSDERYRLFSQKVEMLEKERSWLKETRVTPTARVQEFLAGKGSAPLKGGVTLEELLRRPEITIADLMILTGRDDDVPPDVAGEIEVETKFAGYLSKQEAHVARMERLESRHLPVDFDYDAMRGLSREGRERLKQVRPRTLGQAARVPGVTPADVSVLLIYLEQHRRAQLGS
- a CDS encoding rhomboid family intramembrane serine protease; translated protein: MIPLRDSTRSRSFPYVNVVLIVLNILVFLKELGLPMQHLNYFFYTYGVVPARAVEQAATGAPLAIAAVPFITAMFIHGGWMHLLGNMLYLWIFGDNVEDRMGHIPYLFFYLSAGVIGSIAHIIANPGSQVPIIGASGAIAGVLGAYFLSFPRSRILTLVPLFFFITVIQVPALVFLPVWFIIQLLNGLSTAGMAANTTAWWAHVGGFLGGAVLLPFFSRPRRYV
- a CDS encoding vWA domain-containing protein, with the protein product MSPQRSLLEKLTREQLFDLGSQIAATLAQKQGCRIGESAVASHFVHNVNPLRPGEIRICINRDAGQSLAQLETPGQVIHLDVFHEPAPVKIKPLIAALAPTMRSYLLLLQVRPGNIEPHLRLLYESLFIQTGTGKGNLLDLLKSGEEHSQKQESDSNGQKRNHVHILLTGLPPKDCALIPCLVDAVETEIARQGIEIRRVEGIVHVEKMGQQPLPGSFLGLHPEEHRLWNLAMALSDILNGPDDVIDFLQVFSGPFKRKKSLSLIRNRNGNLRTLILSMAEAGLIKRGWFADTLTREGRELLDFVIRHQHELESQLRRMLRTVPVPQGRYRSVRNTHLKSKQKHYSYISKTTSLMKDTWLGSIAVPETMIQAAKNKILKQRPHLRITREDIKVHEREITQPVDICLLIDGSASMAGPKMKAVRRLAEHLLLATRDKIAIVLFQGRQARVAVPFTRNYTRLKAGLKSMQPQGLTPLADGLTTALSIIKNRHVRNPLLVLITDGIPTCGKWSNNARDDALKAAEMLKGTRAKLICIGVASNQEFLEELAQRSEGNVYILDSLEEHATLIEIVHRERKPYSR